From a single Oligoflexus sp. genomic region:
- a CDS encoding helicase-related protein: MTLTTEKRIELTEKLRPVFIQHGREARVEHVSFFLDLNPEQQEAVKKILKKFRSGSHTPDSLLEEYHRWKDGAGVPKIQPAAPKTFIKSVNRAASQSLKQAHRNVPEDLKKEQAKAEKREKKAAQKRQKNALEIALIAALRENREFSDYKDVFFAARGKQRKLIAFLGPTNSGKTHAAMEALRTAHSGVYLGPLRLMALENYDRLREKGVKAGLLTGEERVDLAEATHVCQTIETADFNQNYEVAVIDEIQLLTDKDRGGYWLNAVIGIAADVVYLCGAPIVENILRDLAELTGDEIEIIYTQRMSPLVFAEHKEDPKKLPEAGTAFICFSRKNVLLWKDMLEGAGANVSVVYGALSPEVRKEQSRRFRDGETDYLVATDAVGMGLNLPIHKILFTETEKFDGEGFRRLAPQEVKQIGGRAGRYGIASEAGIITSYDAKDLHFLRQRYTAPEPDVGLTDVHMKPTAAHIRKICESFNNHSLDFALRKFQKIGHEIFSVDISEETLIVAEKMDRIFGTDASSLSVRWFFSIAPADPKNEDAFGYFLDLAIGYKKVLEKEKNTVDLRIFEDPGARLEYAESQRKNLTVYLWFANKKPEIFQEKEKAQELAAFYDGLINKLLAGNKRVTRKKTIGLPLSFCTECKAMMPPFSQFSVCRDCHAQRR, encoded by the coding sequence ATGACACTTACTACCGAAAAAAGAATAGAACTCACAGAAAAACTAAGACCCGTGTTTATCCAGCATGGCCGTGAAGCCCGCGTGGAACACGTATCTTTTTTTCTGGACCTGAATCCTGAGCAGCAGGAAGCCGTTAAGAAAATCCTGAAAAAATTCCGTTCGGGCTCGCACACGCCCGACAGCTTGCTTGAAGAATATCATCGTTGGAAGGACGGCGCCGGCGTTCCCAAAATTCAGCCGGCCGCTCCCAAAACCTTTATAAAAAGCGTCAACCGCGCGGCGAGCCAGTCTTTGAAACAGGCCCATCGGAACGTTCCCGAGGATCTGAAGAAAGAGCAGGCGAAGGCCGAGAAGCGGGAGAAGAAAGCCGCTCAGAAGCGGCAGAAGAATGCGCTCGAAATCGCTTTGATCGCAGCGCTGCGGGAAAACCGCGAATTCTCGGATTATAAGGACGTGTTTTTTGCAGCCCGTGGCAAGCAGAGAAAGCTGATCGCTTTCCTCGGCCCCACCAACAGCGGCAAGACTCATGCGGCCATGGAAGCTCTGCGTACGGCCCATTCGGGTGTTTACCTCGGGCCTTTGCGCCTGATGGCCCTCGAAAACTACGACCGCCTGCGTGAGAAAGGGGTCAAGGCCGGACTCCTTACGGGTGAAGAGCGCGTGGACCTGGCCGAGGCCACCCACGTTTGCCAGACGATCGAAACAGCCGACTTCAACCAGAACTATGAAGTGGCTGTGATCGACGAGATTCAGCTTTTGACCGACAAGGATCGCGGGGGCTACTGGCTCAACGCGGTCATCGGCATCGCGGCCGATGTCGTCTACCTCTGCGGCGCTCCGATCGTGGAAAACATCCTGCGGGATCTTGCGGAGCTGACCGGCGACGAGATCGAGATCATCTATACCCAAAGGATGTCGCCTTTGGTTTTTGCCGAGCATAAAGAGGATCCGAAGAAACTCCCCGAGGCAGGTACAGCATTCATCTGTTTTTCGCGGAAGAACGTCCTGCTGTGGAAGGACATGCTGGAAGGAGCCGGGGCCAATGTCTCGGTGGTGTACGGCGCGCTCTCGCCTGAAGTGCGAAAAGAGCAATCCCGCCGTTTCCGCGATGGGGAGACGGATTACCTCGTGGCCACCGATGCCGTGGGCATGGGGTTGAACCTGCCGATCCACAAGATCCTTTTCACGGAAACGGAAAAGTTCGATGGCGAAGGCTTCCGGCGTCTTGCCCCCCAGGAAGTCAAGCAGATCGGAGGCCGCGCGGGTCGCTACGGCATCGCTTCGGAAGCCGGGATTATCACGAGCTATGATGCCAAGGACCTGCACTTTCTGCGGCAGCGTTACACCGCTCCCGAACCCGATGTGGGCCTGACCGATGTGCATATGAAGCCGACCGCGGCGCACATTCGAAAAATCTGTGAAAGTTTTAATAACCACAGCTTGGATTTCGCCCTCAGGAAATTCCAAAAGATCGGTCATGAGATTTTCTCGGTCGATATCTCGGAAGAGACCCTGATCGTGGCCGAGAAGATGGATCGGATCTTCGGCACCGATGCGTCGTCGCTCAGCGTCCGCTGGTTCTTCAGCATCGCGCCGGCGGATCCGAAAAACGAGGATGCCTTCGGGTACTTTCTGGATCTGGCGATCGGCTACAAGAAGGTCCTGGAAAAAGAGAAGAACACCGTCGACCTTCGAATCTTTGAGGATCCCGGTGCCCGTCTGGAATATGCCGAGTCCCAAAGGAAGAACCTGACAGTTTACCTCTGGTTCGCCAACAAAAAACCGGAAATTTTCCAGGAAAAAGAAAAGGCGCAGGAATTGGCCGCGTTCTATGACGGGCTGATCAATAAGCTGCTGGCCGGCAATAAAAGGGTGACGCGGAAGAAAACTATAGGGCTTCCTCTTTCCTTCTGCACTGAATGCAAGGCGATGATGCCTCCATTCTCGCAGTTCTCCGTCTGCCGGGACTGCCACGCCCAGCGGCGTTAA